CGAGGGTTCGTCGATGACCACGTCCAGTTCCTGGCCGACATACCCGGCAAGAATCCCGGCGCTGATTTCGCGCTGCAGTTCCATGACCCGATCGCGCCGTTCCTCGCGCTCGGCGGGGTTCACCTGGCCCTCCATAAGCGCGGCCGCCGTGCCTTCCTCGGCCTGGTAGGCGAAGACGCCCAGCGAATGGAAGCGGACCTCGGCCACGAAGTCCAAAAGCGCCTTCAGGTGTTCCTCGCGTTCGCCCGGAAAGCCCACGATCAGGCTCGTGCGCAGCGCGGCGTCGGGGAAACGGGCGCGCACGCGCTCGATGGCCCGGCGCGGGTCCGTGGCGAAGGGCCTTCCCATGGCCCGGAGGATGTCGGGATGGGCGTGCTGCAGCGGAATGTCGAAATACGGAACCAGCGGCGGGCCGACGTCCGCCAGCCTGGCAAGGAAATCGTCCGTGAGCCCGGCCGGGTAGAGGTACATCAGGCGCAGGCGCGAAAGTCCCTCGATGCGGGCGAGTTGCGCGGCCAGATCGGCCAGCCGCTCGGGGCCGTCGAGGTCGCGGCCCCAGGCCGTCAGATCCTGGGCCACCAGGACAAGCTCCGGCACGCCCTGGTCCACGAGGGCCCTGGCCTCGTCGAGAAGCGCCTGCATGGGCGCGCTGGCCAGCCTGCCCCGGATGGAGGGTATGGTGCAGAAGGTGCAGGCGTTGCCGCAGCCTTCGGCGATCTTGAGATAGGCGTATCCGGCCGGGGTGGTGGCGCGGCGCGGCACGGCCACGGGCGCGCGGGCCTCGTCGCCGCGTTCGGCCAGGGCCGAAAGCAC
The sequence above is a segment of the Alkalidesulfovibrio alkalitolerans DSM 16529 genome. Coding sequences within it:
- the rimO gene encoding 30S ribosomal protein S12 methylthiotransferase RimO; translated protein: MRPIPAYVVSLGCPKTRVDTERFLAALGPVKAVDDPSKARLIFVNTCGFIAPAVQESAETLLDAAQAAAQASKRARGKRPLVVAAGCLVSRYGQETLAAELPEVDLWLALDGMAQWPELVLSALAERGDEARAPVAVPRRATTPAGYAYLKIAEGCGNACTFCTIPSIRGRLASAPMQALLDEARALVDQGVPELVLVAQDLTAWGRDLDGPERLADLAAQLARIEGLSRLRLMYLYPAGLTDDFLARLADVGPPLVPYFDIPLQHAHPDILRAMGRPFATDPRRAIERVRARFPDAALRTSLIVGFPGEREEHLKALLDFVAEVRFHSLGVFAYQAEEGTAAALMEGQVNPAEREERRDRVMELQREISAGILAGYVGQELDVVIDEPSPEWPGLFVGRTWFQAPEVDGVTYVSGPGAAESLVARALIQDSQDYDLSALIE